One window of the Leishmania infantum JPCM5 genome chromosome 28 genome contains the following:
- a CDS encoding putative RNA binding protein, producing MPGGLTRKERRRWETSRRLELQMSRLNSNATAAKEMVEEAAAQHRGTASDAVDGDAVAVPEPKLRHDPKFKHGTFWRDRKEKRARTLFLGGIPSAFSVKQVKDFISTVVDLDPDATEYADQVGQNTEVVEEVDMLPVRHHSRVKHMYVTMASVPLAGCAAAMLNGYKVEGRELRCNFAADKAQREEAIRRRNAAQR from the coding sequence ATGCCGGGGGGTCTCACGCGCAAggagcgccggcgctggGAGACGAGCCGGCGGCTGGAGCTTCAGATGTCGCGACTGAACTCAAATGCTACGGCTGCGAAGGAGATGGTCGAAGAGGCGGCTGCTCAGCACCGCGGCACGGCAAGTGATGCTGTCGATGGTGACGCGGTCGCCGTGCCAGAGCCGAAACTGCGGCACGACCCCAAGTTTAAGCACGGCACGTTTTGGCGGGATCGGAAGGAGAAAAGGGCGCGCACGCTCTTCCTAGGCGGCATTCCCTCCGCGTTCTCAGTGAAGCAGGTGAAGGATTTCATTAGCACCGTGGTCGACCTTGATCCTGATGCCACTGAATATGCGGATCAGGTTGGCCAGAACAcagaggtggtggaggaggtggataTGCTACCCGTAAGACACCATAGCAGGGTCAAGCACATGTACGTGACCATGGCGTCCGTCCCACTTgccggctgcgccgcagcgatgctGAACGGATACAAGGTGGAGGGAAGGGAGCTACGGTGTAACTTTGCAGCGGATAAGGCGCAGAGGGAAGAGGCGATCCGGCGACGAAATGCCGCGCAGCGGTGA